From the genome of Pungitius pungitius chromosome 21, fPunPun2.1, whole genome shotgun sequence, one region includes:
- the mrtfab gene encoding myocardin related transcription factor Ab isoform X7: MPPLKSPAAFHEQRRSLERARTEDYLKRKIRSRPERSELVRMHILEETSAEPSLQAKQLQLKRARLADDLNDKISHRPGPIELVHKNILSVDCPVDSPEDSQKGDSSSLDEDSSDALSPDQLINHDSPLSAVPQLSPSDVFSQSGDMSPTQFITQSPPPPPPPPPPPPPPPPSQVNGLDSSQFPKVTVGTMGTLTNSRPSTGHVKVRAKTSSDRPPQRPKKAKDSKPKVKKLKYHQYIPPDQKADKERPPQMDSSYAKLLHQQQLFLQLQILNQQQQHYNYHTILPAPPKQPTEQHPTTNSGPSPSRSVSTTTTPTPSNPSGTARQNQSAVGGAKPSTLPANLDEFKVAELKQELKLRGLTVSGTKNDLLERLRNYQEQNGGTSAVSKKNGNPQAAISAAGTITSSPTTTTTPDHQSGEGGFKLDLSSLAQVIPGRVMRFGSTSSSPPMSPTPSERSLAGMSPDETSCNGDMFGEMVSSPLTQLTLHPSPQHPSNISQFSMVKEEMQSSCSLSRTSPAVCQPPEPQSAVAMETSSLDKDQMLHEKDKQIEELTRMLRQKQRLVETLRSQLEHGKVTSGVVLKREESEKGRTPEVKLPTLIKASTIQPPTLPNGSVVTVKKEVEHEERMEGVTEAVQARKAPPSMQCSQETLLRLQQIHRLQQAEQQKESLQLKQQQSQEQLHKAAEATSNPQKLQQQKKEAQLLLHQQKQLQQLIIQQTQQKQQRLAQQKLSQQRLVQQNQLKQTQVQQSQQKNPVQLKQVLQIQRPAANQSQQRKQLRAQQRQQERQQAAAVTTQQVTPVFVNQQNGTQALSLDLLKANGTPTLVTDSNGNHYLIALTSPVADGQNGVSSLAKANGRITLQRLQSSPSKLLSSESQSKEPAVAEPIKKGQKAGLQLDTNGVPPPSLSVTAPPNLHPFFEDMSDSESQINLMSSFKREVCPPYDRHTLFTPPSPKPNTSLPTQRSKENGVNSQQMDDLFDILLKSGELPGFKSNPDPSLAPLHSDPPSPSSPPSPLHHLSPPTPAESLVSPQASVGEPCTCSGRLEDFLESTTGGPLLGVEPGGGLTLIDDLHSQMLSTPSILEHPSSPMDTSDLGFSPHPVVLDFGDPTLDSMDWLDISMVGMAGGGGGGRGGGGGGGGGGGVGGDGDGDGGTSLAPLVPHTPPSVFSTDFLDSSDLQLHWESCL, translated from the exons ATGCCAC CACTGAAGAGCCCGGCGGCCTTTCACGAGCAGCGGAGGAGTCTGGAGCGAGCCAGG aCCGAGGACTATCTGAAGAGAAAGATCCGGAGTCGACCTGAGCGCTCTGAGCTGGTCAGAATGCACATCCTGGAGG AGACGTCGGCGGAGCCGTCCCTGCAGGccaagcagctgcagctgaagcGAGCGCGGCTGGCCGACGACCTCAACGACAAGATCTCCCACAGGCCGGGCCCCATCGAACTGGTTCACAAGAACATCCTGTCGGTCGACTGCCCCGTGGACTCGCCGGAAG ATTCCCAGAAAGGAGACAGCTCGTCTTTAGACGAGGACAGCAGCGACGCTCTGTCCCCGGACCAGCTAATCAATCACGACTCGCCCCTGAGTGCCGTCCCCCAGCTGTCGCCTTCTGACGTATTTTCCCAGAGCGGAGATATGTCTCCCACTCAG TTCATCACACagtcccctcctccacctcctccaccaccaccaccaccacctcctcctcctccttcccaggTGAATGGGTTGGACTCCTCCCAATTCCCAAAAGTGACAGTTGGGACAATGGGGACCTTAACAAACTCCCGCCCCTCTACTGGACACGTCAAGGTGCGG GCAAAGACGAGTTCAGACCGTCCTCCTCAGAGACCGAAGAAAGCAAAGGACAGCAAACCCAAG GTGAAGAAGCTGAAGTACCACCAGTACATCCCTCCGGACCAGAAGGCCGATAAGGAGCGTCCGCCCCAGATGGACTCGTCCTATGCGaagctcctccaccagcagcaactcttcctgcagctgcagaTACTCAACCAGCAACAGCAGCACTATAACTACCACACCatcctgcccgccccccccaa GCAACCGACCGAGCAGCATCCCACAACCAACTCTGGCCCGTCCCCCTCCCGAAGTGTTTCCACGAcgaccacccccaccccctccaatcCGAGCGGGACTGCCCGTCAGAACCAAAGCGCCGTGGGAGGAGCCAAGCCAAGCACTCTGCCCGCCAACCTGGATGAGTTCAAA GTCGCCGAGTTGAAACAGGAACTGAAATTGCGTGGTTTGACAGTCTCAGGCACCAAGAACGACCTTCTCGAGAGGCTCCGCAACTACCAGGAGCAAAATGGCGGCACTTCAGCggtttctaaaaaaaatggcAACCCGCAGGCCGCCATCTCAGCTGCTGGCACCATCACGTCCTCCCCAACCACGACCACCACCCCTGACCACCAATCAGGAGAGGGCGGCTTTAAGTTAGATCTGTCGTCATTGGCTCAGGTGATTCCCGGGCGCGTCATGCGATTCGGCAGCACCAGCTCCAGCCCTCCAATGTCACCTACTCCCTCCGAGAGGTCGTTGGCCGGGATGAGTCCGGATGAGACGAGCTGTAATGGAGACATGTTTGGAGAGATG GTGAGCTCTCCCCTGACCCAGCTCACCCTGCACCCTTCTCCTCAGCACCCATCCAACATCTCTCAGTTCTCCATGGTCAAAGAGGAGATGCAGAGCTCCTGCAGCCTCTCCAGGACTTCACCCGCCGTGTGTCAGCCTCCAGAGCCGCAGTCGGCAGTGGCCATGGAGACGTCCTCTTTGGACAAGGACCAGATGCTCCATGAGAAGGACAAACAGATCGAGGAGTTGACCAGGATGCTGAGGCAGAAGCAGAGGCTGGTGGAGACCCTCCGCTCCCAGCTGGAGCATGGCAAGGTGACCAGTGGAGTCGTGCTGAAGAGGGAAGAAAGTGAGAAGGGCAGAACCCCCGAGGTTAAACTTCCAACTCTAATCAAAGCGTCCACCATTCAGCCCCCCACTCTGCCCAATGGCTCTGTGGTGACGGTGAAGAAGGAGGTGGAGCACGAGGAGCGGATGGAGGGAGTGACGGAGGCGGTCCAGGCGAGGAAAGCCCCCCCGTCGATGCAGTGCTCCCAGGAGACTCTCCTGAGGCTGCAGCAGATTCATCGGCTGCAACAAGCCGAGCAGCAGAAAGAGTCGCTGCAgctcaaacagcagcagagccaggagCAACTGCACAAGGCGGCAGAGGCCACGTCGAACCctcagaagctgcagcagcagaagaaagaaGCCCAGCTCCTGCTCCATCAGCAGAAGCAGCTGCAGCAACTAATCATACAGCAAACCCAACAGAAACAGCAGAGGCTGGCGCAGCAGAAGCTCAGTCAGCAGAGGCTGGTGCAGCAGAACCAGCTGAAACAAACTCAAGTTCAACAAAGCCAACAGAAGAACCCGGTCCAGCTGAAGCAAGTTCTGCAGATCCAAAGGCCTGCAGCGAACCAAAGCcagcagaggaagcagctgagggctcagcagcggcagcaggagAGGCAGCAAGCGGCAGCTGTCACCACACAGCAG GTGACCCCAGTCTTTGTCAACCAACAGAACGGTACTCAGGCCCTTTCATTAGACCTCCTCAAGGCTAACGGCACCCCAACACTCGTCACCGATAGCAACGGAAACCACTACCTAATTGCTCTGACCAGTCCCGTCGCCGATGGACAGAACGGAGTGTCCTCATTGGCCAAAGCCAATGGACGCATCACACTGCAG AGGCTGCAGTCGAGTCCGAGTAAACTCCTCAGCTCTGAGAGCCAATCAAAAGAGCCAGCAGTGGCTGAGCCAATCAAAAAG GGACAGAAGGCAGGGCTGCAACTGGACACCAATGGCGTGCCTCCACCCAGCCTGTCAGTCACCGCTCCGCCCAATCTGCATCCTTTCTTTGAAGACATGTCGGATAGTGAAAGCCAGATCAACTTAATGTCATCCTTTAAG AGAGAGGTGTGTCCGCCTTATGACCGGCACACACTgttcacccctccctctcccaaaCCAAACACCTCCCTTCCTACTCAACGCTCCAAA GAGAACGGCGTCAACAGTCAGCAAATGGACGACCTGTTTGACATCCTGCTGAAGAGCGGAG AACTCCCCGGCTTTAAATCCAACCCGGACCCTTCCCTCGCCCCCCTCCACTCTGACCCGCCCTCCCCGTCCTCTCCCCCGTCTCCCCTCCACcacctgtccccccccacccctgcggAGTCCCTCGTCTCCCCCCAGGCCTCTGTGGGGGAGCCCTGCACGTGCAGCGGGCGTCTGGAGGACTTCCTGGAGAGCACCACTGGGGGGCCGCTCCTCGGCGTGGAGCCCGGCGGCGGCCTGACGCTGATCGACGACCTCCACAGCCAGATGCTGAGCACGCCCAGCATCCTGGAGCACCCGTCCTCCCCGATGGACACGTCCGACCTGGGCTTCTCCCCCCACCCGGTGGTGCTGGACTTCGGCGACCCCACCCTGGACAGCATGGACTGGCTGGATATTTCCATGGTGGGGATGGCCGGcggcgggggtgggggtcgaggaggaggaggaggaggaggaggaggaggaggagtggggggagacggagacggagacggGGGAACGAGCCTGGCCCCGCTGGTGCCGCACACCCCGCCGAGCGTCTTCTCCACCGACTTCCTGGACAGCTCGGACCTGCAGCTGCACTGGGAGTCGTGTCtgtag
- the mrtfab gene encoding myocardin related transcription factor Ab isoform X5 yields MLDTNHCLSFEPSPPGSPPMGEDMEKAGLMMDHDRLVYLSLKEGGRSGPAHILQLKLQQRRTREELVSQGIMPPLKSPAAFHEQRRSLERARTEDYLKRKIRSRPERSELVRMHILEETSAEPSLQAKQLQLKRARLADDLNDKISHRPGPIELVHKNILSVDCPVDSPEDSQKGDSSSLDEDSSDALSPDQLINHDSPLSAVPQLSPSDVFSQSGDMSPTQFITQSPPPPPPPPPPPPPPPPSQVNGLDSSQFPKVTVGTMGTLTNSRPSTGHVKVRAKTSSDRPPQRPKKAKDSKPKVKKLKYHQYIPPDQKADKERPPQMDSSYAKLLHQQQLFLQLQILNQQQQHYNYHTILPAPPKQPTEQHPTTNSGPSPSRSVSTTTTPTPSNPSGTARQNQSAVGGAKPSTLPANLDEFKVAELKQELKLRGLTVSGTKNDLLERLRNYQEQNGGTSAVSKKNGNPQAAISAAGTITSSPTTTTTPDHQSGEGGFKLDLSSLAQVIPGRVMRFGSTSSSPPMSPTPSERSLAGMSPDETSCNGDMFGEMVSSPLTQLTLHPSPQHPSNISQFSMVKEEMQSSCSLSRTSPAVCQPPEPQSAVAMETSSLDKDQMLHEKDKQIEELTRMLRQKQRLVETLRSQLEHGKVTSGVVLKREESEKGRTPEVKLPTLIKASTIQPPTLPNGSVVTVKKEVEHEERMEGVTEAVQARKAPPSMQCSQETLLRLQQIHRLQQAEQQKESLQLKQQQSQEQLHKAAEATSNPQKLQQQKKEAQLLLHQQKQLQQLIIQQTQQKQQRLAQQKLSQQRLVQQNQLKQTQVQQSQQKNPVQLKQVLQIQRPAANQSQQRKQLRAQQRQQERQQAAAVTTQQVTPVFVNQQNGTQALSLDLLKANGTPTLVTDSNGNHYLIALTSPVADGQNGVSSLAKANGRITLQRLQSSPSKLLSSESQSKEPAVAEPIKKGQKAGLQLDTNGVPPPSLSVTAPPNLHPFFEDMSDSESQINLMSSFKENGVNSQQMDDLFDILLKSGELPGFKSNPDPSLAPLHSDPPSPSSPPSPLHHLSPPTPAESLVSPQASVGEPCTCSGRLEDFLESTTGGPLLGVEPGGGLTLIDDLHSQMLSTPSILEHPSSPMDTSDLGFSPHPVVLDFGDPTLDSMDWLDISMVGMAGGGGGGRGGGGGGGGGGGVGGDGDGDGGTSLAPLVPHTPPSVFSTDFLDSSDLQLHWESCL; encoded by the exons TCCTCCAGCTCAAACTCCAGCAGAGACGAACCAGAGAGGAGCTGGTCAGCCAGGGGATCATGCCAC CACTGAAGAGCCCGGCGGCCTTTCACGAGCAGCGGAGGAGTCTGGAGCGAGCCAGG aCCGAGGACTATCTGAAGAGAAAGATCCGGAGTCGACCTGAGCGCTCTGAGCTGGTCAGAATGCACATCCTGGAGG AGACGTCGGCGGAGCCGTCCCTGCAGGccaagcagctgcagctgaagcGAGCGCGGCTGGCCGACGACCTCAACGACAAGATCTCCCACAGGCCGGGCCCCATCGAACTGGTTCACAAGAACATCCTGTCGGTCGACTGCCCCGTGGACTCGCCGGAAG ATTCCCAGAAAGGAGACAGCTCGTCTTTAGACGAGGACAGCAGCGACGCTCTGTCCCCGGACCAGCTAATCAATCACGACTCGCCCCTGAGTGCCGTCCCCCAGCTGTCGCCTTCTGACGTATTTTCCCAGAGCGGAGATATGTCTCCCACTCAG TTCATCACACagtcccctcctccacctcctccaccaccaccaccaccacctcctcctcctccttcccaggTGAATGGGTTGGACTCCTCCCAATTCCCAAAAGTGACAGTTGGGACAATGGGGACCTTAACAAACTCCCGCCCCTCTACTGGACACGTCAAGGTGCGG GCAAAGACGAGTTCAGACCGTCCTCCTCAGAGACCGAAGAAAGCAAAGGACAGCAAACCCAAG GTGAAGAAGCTGAAGTACCACCAGTACATCCCTCCGGACCAGAAGGCCGATAAGGAGCGTCCGCCCCAGATGGACTCGTCCTATGCGaagctcctccaccagcagcaactcttcctgcagctgcagaTACTCAACCAGCAACAGCAGCACTATAACTACCACACCatcctgcccgccccccccaa GCAACCGACCGAGCAGCATCCCACAACCAACTCTGGCCCGTCCCCCTCCCGAAGTGTTTCCACGAcgaccacccccaccccctccaatcCGAGCGGGACTGCCCGTCAGAACCAAAGCGCCGTGGGAGGAGCCAAGCCAAGCACTCTGCCCGCCAACCTGGATGAGTTCAAA GTCGCCGAGTTGAAACAGGAACTGAAATTGCGTGGTTTGACAGTCTCAGGCACCAAGAACGACCTTCTCGAGAGGCTCCGCAACTACCAGGAGCAAAATGGCGGCACTTCAGCggtttctaaaaaaaatggcAACCCGCAGGCCGCCATCTCAGCTGCTGGCACCATCACGTCCTCCCCAACCACGACCACCACCCCTGACCACCAATCAGGAGAGGGCGGCTTTAAGTTAGATCTGTCGTCATTGGCTCAGGTGATTCCCGGGCGCGTCATGCGATTCGGCAGCACCAGCTCCAGCCCTCCAATGTCACCTACTCCCTCCGAGAGGTCGTTGGCCGGGATGAGTCCGGATGAGACGAGCTGTAATGGAGACATGTTTGGAGAGATG GTGAGCTCTCCCCTGACCCAGCTCACCCTGCACCCTTCTCCTCAGCACCCATCCAACATCTCTCAGTTCTCCATGGTCAAAGAGGAGATGCAGAGCTCCTGCAGCCTCTCCAGGACTTCACCCGCCGTGTGTCAGCCTCCAGAGCCGCAGTCGGCAGTGGCCATGGAGACGTCCTCTTTGGACAAGGACCAGATGCTCCATGAGAAGGACAAACAGATCGAGGAGTTGACCAGGATGCTGAGGCAGAAGCAGAGGCTGGTGGAGACCCTCCGCTCCCAGCTGGAGCATGGCAAGGTGACCAGTGGAGTCGTGCTGAAGAGGGAAGAAAGTGAGAAGGGCAGAACCCCCGAGGTTAAACTTCCAACTCTAATCAAAGCGTCCACCATTCAGCCCCCCACTCTGCCCAATGGCTCTGTGGTGACGGTGAAGAAGGAGGTGGAGCACGAGGAGCGGATGGAGGGAGTGACGGAGGCGGTCCAGGCGAGGAAAGCCCCCCCGTCGATGCAGTGCTCCCAGGAGACTCTCCTGAGGCTGCAGCAGATTCATCGGCTGCAACAAGCCGAGCAGCAGAAAGAGTCGCTGCAgctcaaacagcagcagagccaggagCAACTGCACAAGGCGGCAGAGGCCACGTCGAACCctcagaagctgcagcagcagaagaaagaaGCCCAGCTCCTGCTCCATCAGCAGAAGCAGCTGCAGCAACTAATCATACAGCAAACCCAACAGAAACAGCAGAGGCTGGCGCAGCAGAAGCTCAGTCAGCAGAGGCTGGTGCAGCAGAACCAGCTGAAACAAACTCAAGTTCAACAAAGCCAACAGAAGAACCCGGTCCAGCTGAAGCAAGTTCTGCAGATCCAAAGGCCTGCAGCGAACCAAAGCcagcagaggaagcagctgagggctcagcagcggcagcaggagAGGCAGCAAGCGGCAGCTGTCACCACACAGCAG GTGACCCCAGTCTTTGTCAACCAACAGAACGGTACTCAGGCCCTTTCATTAGACCTCCTCAAGGCTAACGGCACCCCAACACTCGTCACCGATAGCAACGGAAACCACTACCTAATTGCTCTGACCAGTCCCGTCGCCGATGGACAGAACGGAGTGTCCTCATTGGCCAAAGCCAATGGACGCATCACACTGCAG AGGCTGCAGTCGAGTCCGAGTAAACTCCTCAGCTCTGAGAGCCAATCAAAAGAGCCAGCAGTGGCTGAGCCAATCAAAAAG GGACAGAAGGCAGGGCTGCAACTGGACACCAATGGCGTGCCTCCACCCAGCCTGTCAGTCACCGCTCCGCCCAATCTGCATCCTTTCTTTGAAGACATGTCGGATAGTGAAAGCCAGATCAACTTAATGTCATCCTTTAAG GAGAACGGCGTCAACAGTCAGCAAATGGACGACCTGTTTGACATCCTGCTGAAGAGCGGAG AACTCCCCGGCTTTAAATCCAACCCGGACCCTTCCCTCGCCCCCCTCCACTCTGACCCGCCCTCCCCGTCCTCTCCCCCGTCTCCCCTCCACcacctgtccccccccacccctgcggAGTCCCTCGTCTCCCCCCAGGCCTCTGTGGGGGAGCCCTGCACGTGCAGCGGGCGTCTGGAGGACTTCCTGGAGAGCACCACTGGGGGGCCGCTCCTCGGCGTGGAGCCCGGCGGCGGCCTGACGCTGATCGACGACCTCCACAGCCAGATGCTGAGCACGCCCAGCATCCTGGAGCACCCGTCCTCCCCGATGGACACGTCCGACCTGGGCTTCTCCCCCCACCCGGTGGTGCTGGACTTCGGCGACCCCACCCTGGACAGCATGGACTGGCTGGATATTTCCATGGTGGGGATGGCCGGcggcgggggtgggggtcgaggaggaggaggaggaggaggaggaggaggaggagtggggggagacggagacggagacggGGGAACGAGCCTGGCCCCGCTGGTGCCGCACACCCCGCCGAGCGTCTTCTCCACCGACTTCCTGGACAGCTCGGACCTGCAGCTGCACTGGGAGTCGTGTCtgtag
- the mrtfab gene encoding myocardin related transcription factor Ab isoform X2, with amino-acid sequence MLDTNHCLSFEPSPPGSPPMGEDMEKAGLMMDHDRLVYLSLKEGGRSGPAHILQLKLQQRRTREELVSQGIMPPLKSPAAFHEQRRSLERARTEDYLKRKIRSRPERSELVRMHILEETSAEPSLQAKQLQLKRARLADDLNDKISHRPGPIELVHKNILSVDCPVDSPEDSQKGDSSSLDEDSSDALSPDQLINHDSPLSAVPQLSPSDVFSQSGDMSPTQFITQSPPPPPPPPPPPPPPPPSQVNGLDSSQFPKVTVGTMGTLTNSRPSTGHVKAKTSSDRPPQRPKKAKDSKPKVKKLKYHQYIPPDQKADKERPPQMDSSYAKLLHQQQLFLQLQILNQQQQHYNYHTILPAPPKQPTEQHPTTNSGPSPSRSVSTTTTPTPSNPSGTARQNQSAVGGAKPSTLPANLDEFKVAELKQELKLRGLTVSGTKNDLLERLRNYQEQNGGTSAVSKKNGNPQAAISAAGTITSSPTTTTTPDHQSGEGGFKLDLSSLAQVIPGRVMRFGSTSSSPPMSPTPSERSLAGMSPDETSCNGDMFGEMVSSPLTQLTLHPSPQHPSNISQFSMVKEEMQSSCSLSRTSPAVCQPPEPQSAVAMETSSLDKDQMLHEKDKQIEELTRMLRQKQRLVETLRSQLEHGKVTSGVVLKREESEKGRTPEVKLPTLIKASTIQPPTLPNGSVVTVKKEVEHEERMEGVTEAVQARKAPPSMQCSQETLLRLQQIHRLQQAEQQKESLQLKQQQSQEQLHKAAEATSNPQKLQQQKKEAQLLLHQQKQLQQLIIQQTQQKQQRLAQQKLSQQRLVQQNQLKQTQVQQSQQKNPVQLKQVLQIQRPAANQSQQRKQLRAQQRQQERQQAAAVTTQQVTPVFVNQQNGTQALSLDLLKANGTPTLVTDSNGNHYLIALTSPVADGQNGVSSLAKANGRITLQRLQSSPSKLLSSESQSKEPAVAEPIKKGQKAGLQLDTNGVPPPSLSVTAPPNLHPFFEDMSDSESQINLMSSFKREVCPPYDRHTLFTPPSPKPNTSLPTQRSKENGVNSQQMDDLFDILLKSGELPGFKSNPDPSLAPLHSDPPSPSSPPSPLHHLSPPTPAESLVSPQASVGEPCTCSGRLEDFLESTTGGPLLGVEPGGGLTLIDDLHSQMLSTPSILEHPSSPMDTSDLGFSPHPVVLDFGDPTLDSMDWLDISMVGMAGGGGGGRGGGGGGGGGGGVGGDGDGDGGTSLAPLVPHTPPSVFSTDFLDSSDLQLHWESCL; translated from the exons TCCTCCAGCTCAAACTCCAGCAGAGACGAACCAGAGAGGAGCTGGTCAGCCAGGGGATCATGCCAC CACTGAAGAGCCCGGCGGCCTTTCACGAGCAGCGGAGGAGTCTGGAGCGAGCCAGG aCCGAGGACTATCTGAAGAGAAAGATCCGGAGTCGACCTGAGCGCTCTGAGCTGGTCAGAATGCACATCCTGGAGG AGACGTCGGCGGAGCCGTCCCTGCAGGccaagcagctgcagctgaagcGAGCGCGGCTGGCCGACGACCTCAACGACAAGATCTCCCACAGGCCGGGCCCCATCGAACTGGTTCACAAGAACATCCTGTCGGTCGACTGCCCCGTGGACTCGCCGGAAG ATTCCCAGAAAGGAGACAGCTCGTCTTTAGACGAGGACAGCAGCGACGCTCTGTCCCCGGACCAGCTAATCAATCACGACTCGCCCCTGAGTGCCGTCCCCCAGCTGTCGCCTTCTGACGTATTTTCCCAGAGCGGAGATATGTCTCCCACTCAG TTCATCACACagtcccctcctccacctcctccaccaccaccaccaccacctcctcctcctccttcccaggTGAATGGGTTGGACTCCTCCCAATTCCCAAAAGTGACAGTTGGGACAATGGGGACCTTAACAAACTCCCGCCCCTCTACTGGACACGTCAAG GCAAAGACGAGTTCAGACCGTCCTCCTCAGAGACCGAAGAAAGCAAAGGACAGCAAACCCAAG GTGAAGAAGCTGAAGTACCACCAGTACATCCCTCCGGACCAGAAGGCCGATAAGGAGCGTCCGCCCCAGATGGACTCGTCCTATGCGaagctcctccaccagcagcaactcttcctgcagctgcagaTACTCAACCAGCAACAGCAGCACTATAACTACCACACCatcctgcccgccccccccaa GCAACCGACCGAGCAGCATCCCACAACCAACTCTGGCCCGTCCCCCTCCCGAAGTGTTTCCACGAcgaccacccccaccccctccaatcCGAGCGGGACTGCCCGTCAGAACCAAAGCGCCGTGGGAGGAGCCAAGCCAAGCACTCTGCCCGCCAACCTGGATGAGTTCAAA GTCGCCGAGTTGAAACAGGAACTGAAATTGCGTGGTTTGACAGTCTCAGGCACCAAGAACGACCTTCTCGAGAGGCTCCGCAACTACCAGGAGCAAAATGGCGGCACTTCAGCggtttctaaaaaaaatggcAACCCGCAGGCCGCCATCTCAGCTGCTGGCACCATCACGTCCTCCCCAACCACGACCACCACCCCTGACCACCAATCAGGAGAGGGCGGCTTTAAGTTAGATCTGTCGTCATTGGCTCAGGTGATTCCCGGGCGCGTCATGCGATTCGGCAGCACCAGCTCCAGCCCTCCAATGTCACCTACTCCCTCCGAGAGGTCGTTGGCCGGGATGAGTCCGGATGAGACGAGCTGTAATGGAGACATGTTTGGAGAGATG GTGAGCTCTCCCCTGACCCAGCTCACCCTGCACCCTTCTCCTCAGCACCCATCCAACATCTCTCAGTTCTCCATGGTCAAAGAGGAGATGCAGAGCTCCTGCAGCCTCTCCAGGACTTCACCCGCCGTGTGTCAGCCTCCAGAGCCGCAGTCGGCAGTGGCCATGGAGACGTCCTCTTTGGACAAGGACCAGATGCTCCATGAGAAGGACAAACAGATCGAGGAGTTGACCAGGATGCTGAGGCAGAAGCAGAGGCTGGTGGAGACCCTCCGCTCCCAGCTGGAGCATGGCAAGGTGACCAGTGGAGTCGTGCTGAAGAGGGAAGAAAGTGAGAAGGGCAGAACCCCCGAGGTTAAACTTCCAACTCTAATCAAAGCGTCCACCATTCAGCCCCCCACTCTGCCCAATGGCTCTGTGGTGACGGTGAAGAAGGAGGTGGAGCACGAGGAGCGGATGGAGGGAGTGACGGAGGCGGTCCAGGCGAGGAAAGCCCCCCCGTCGATGCAGTGCTCCCAGGAGACTCTCCTGAGGCTGCAGCAGATTCATCGGCTGCAACAAGCCGAGCAGCAGAAAGAGTCGCTGCAgctcaaacagcagcagagccaggagCAACTGCACAAGGCGGCAGAGGCCACGTCGAACCctcagaagctgcagcagcagaagaaagaaGCCCAGCTCCTGCTCCATCAGCAGAAGCAGCTGCAGCAACTAATCATACAGCAAACCCAACAGAAACAGCAGAGGCTGGCGCAGCAGAAGCTCAGTCAGCAGAGGCTGGTGCAGCAGAACCAGCTGAAACAAACTCAAGTTCAACAAAGCCAACAGAAGAACCCGGTCCAGCTGAAGCAAGTTCTGCAGATCCAAAGGCCTGCAGCGAACCAAAGCcagcagaggaagcagctgagggctcagcagcggcagcaggagAGGCAGCAAGCGGCAGCTGTCACCACACAGCAG GTGACCCCAGTCTTTGTCAACCAACAGAACGGTACTCAGGCCCTTTCATTAGACCTCCTCAAGGCTAACGGCACCCCAACACTCGTCACCGATAGCAACGGAAACCACTACCTAATTGCTCTGACCAGTCCCGTCGCCGATGGACAGAACGGAGTGTCCTCATTGGCCAAAGCCAATGGACGCATCACACTGCAG AGGCTGCAGTCGAGTCCGAGTAAACTCCTCAGCTCTGAGAGCCAATCAAAAGAGCCAGCAGTGGCTGAGCCAATCAAAAAG GGACAGAAGGCAGGGCTGCAACTGGACACCAATGGCGTGCCTCCACCCAGCCTGTCAGTCACCGCTCCGCCCAATCTGCATCCTTTCTTTGAAGACATGTCGGATAGTGAAAGCCAGATCAACTTAATGTCATCCTTTAAG AGAGAGGTGTGTCCGCCTTATGACCGGCACACACTgttcacccctccctctcccaaaCCAAACACCTCCCTTCCTACTCAACGCTCCAAA GAGAACGGCGTCAACAGTCAGCAAATGGACGACCTGTTTGACATCCTGCTGAAGAGCGGAG AACTCCCCGGCTTTAAATCCAACCCGGACCCTTCCCTCGCCCCCCTCCACTCTGACCCGCCCTCCCCGTCCTCTCCCCCGTCTCCCCTCCACcacctgtccccccccacccctgcggAGTCCCTCGTCTCCCCCCAGGCCTCTGTGGGGGAGCCCTGCACGTGCAGCGGGCGTCTGGAGGACTTCCTGGAGAGCACCACTGGGGGGCCGCTCCTCGGCGTGGAGCCCGGCGGCGGCCTGACGCTGATCGACGACCTCCACAGCCAGATGCTGAGCACGCCCAGCATCCTGGAGCACCCGTCCTCCCCGATGGACACGTCCGACCTGGGCTTCTCCCCCCACCCGGTGGTGCTGGACTTCGGCGACCCCACCCTGGACAGCATGGACTGGCTGGATATTTCCATGGTGGGGATGGCCGGcggcgggggtgggggtcgaggaggaggaggaggaggaggaggaggaggaggagtggggggagacggagacggagacggGGGAACGAGCCTGGCCCCGCTGGTGCCGCACACCCCGCCGAGCGTCTTCTCCACCGACTTCCTGGACAGCTCGGACCTGCAGCTGCACTGGGAGTCGTGTCtgtag